CATGAGCTGTGCCCCATGTGTCCTAGAAGGACCAGCCAGAGCCTGGCAGGTACTTTGCAGCCTTGGGTCTGTGCTTGTGTTCTCCAAACCCTGCACAGTTTTAGGCTGGTGCTATGCTGGGCTTGGGCAGGTGCTGTCCTTGGTGGTTGGAGGCCTGCAGGACTCATGCTTCGTGTTGCCACTGTCTCCAGGCTTCTACACAGGatggctcctgcctgcagcagtggTGGGGATGGTGGTGTTCACTGCAGGCATTTTCCTGATGTTCAATGATGTACCTTCGTAAGTGCCTTGACCTCCCTGCTGGCCCCTTCTCTGGGACTGTGCTTCCTTCGTGCCCGGGGTGacagggaggagggcagggtgGTGCCTGCACCCTAGTGGGCTGGCActggctggctgctggggcTTGGCCACAGCACTCAGTGCAAAAGTGCCAGTGAATGGGGAACAGTGGGAAAAGCCAAGGCCCAGCAGGCTGCTGGCTGCTCCTTCCTCGCCTGTAGTCAGGAGATCTGCACGAGCAAAGAGCAGTACTGGATGTGTCCCCTCTGCAAGACCTGTCCCTACTGGCAGCTCTCCAAAATATGCAGCATGTTCATGGTGAGGTCCTGGAGGGCAACTCAGGGCTGGGGTGGAGATGCCCATCCCAACTTTAGCCCATGTCATTCCAGTCCACCTCCCCACCTTGgtccctgctgccccagttCTTCTCTCCCACCCATCTTcccacctcttcctccccagcGAAGGCTCCCAGACGGCCCCTTCCACCTTCCCTCCCGTCCTGCCCCGCAGCTCAGGGACACTGAGGGCCCAGCACTTGCCATGGCAGTTGTGCAGagagcagcccctgctgccctgcctggtcTACTTCCCACCCCTCAGCCCCACTCTGCCCACAGGCAGGACGGCTCTTTGACCATGGTGGGACTGTCTTCTTCAGCATCTTCATGTCCCTGTGGGCCGTGCTGTTCCTGGAATTCTGGAAGCGGACCAATGCATCCCTGGCTCACCACTGGGACTGCTCTGAATTTGAGGACATTGAGGTGGGGTATGGCCCTCTGCAGTGCCTCCCAAAACAGCACGGACCAAAGCCACTGGGCACCCCTGACACCTTTCCCCTGCTTTCTCAGGAGCGGCCACGGCCCCAGTTTACGGCCATGGCTCCCATGACGATAATAAACCCTATAACAGGGGTGGAGGAGCCATATTTCCCCAAGCGCAGCCGCCTCCACCGGATTTTGGCTGGTTCCATGGTCATTATAATGATGGTAAGATTGTGGGGACTGGAGCAGCATCTGCCCAGTGTCTGTCCCAGAGCAGCGGGACATGGTGGGACAAGATTAGTTTAGGTAAGAACATGTGTTAAGCTGGGGATGAACACGTACGTCCCTGGCCTGTGGTGGAACCTGTGGCTCTCCACCAGCTCAGCCCACATCCCACTGTGCCCAGGCTCAGCTGCCTGCCCCAGAGCTCCCCTGGGACCTGTAATGCCCTGGGCCAACAATGGAGTGCTCCTTCTCATGCCCCATGCGCTGTGTTTGTAGATTGCCGTGGTGGTGATGTTCGTGGTCTCCATTATCCTCTACCGGGCAGTGGTCGCCATCCTGCTCTCCAACTCGGGGTACTTCTGGTTTGTGGCTTCGGTAAGAGGTGGCCAGAGCCACTCCTGGACCTGCTTCACTTGCTGGCCTTGCTTGCCACCCTCCGTGCTCTGCCTATTGCTTGTCCCTGTAGGCATCCCGCATCGCCAGCATCACCGGCTCGGTGGTGAACCTTAtcttcatcctcatcctctCCAAGATCTATATTTCCCTGGCTCATTTTCTCACCAAGTGGGGTAAGCTGGCGAGGGTCCTGCATGCCGGATGGTGATGGGAGGGAGTGGTCAGTAAGGTCAGAGCACCAAATCCAGAGAgcttgctgctgggctgcaagcTCTGTCCACAGCCCCAGAGGGAAGTCTGGCAGACACTCAGGAGGATGATGGCTTATGGAAGAGAGGATTGCTGGGAAAATAAGATCTTCAGTGAAAAGTGTTTtggtagcagaaaaaaaagaagcgtAGTGCTTAACTTCTGCTTGAGCTTTTCTGGAGgtttttgattaaaatattcaAGCTGACTTTTGAAGTCTTGGGGAGAAAAGCACATAGGATGTTTTTGTTGTATTTAATGAGACACGAAGCCTGTTTTTACTGACTGAAGGAAGCTTGTTTTTTGGTGCAAAGCAAACAAGCGTCTCCAGGCTCTGGATGAGCAGTAATGTGCCTTCATGGGTACCACAGCAGGTTTGGGGATCCTGGGCTGCCAGGGGTTGGTTAGAGTTGAGCGATGTAATCCAATGATGTGGAAGAGCATCCTGGAGCAGAGTAGGGCCACGTCCCTGTGCTTCCCCCTGGCAGAGATGCACCGCACCCAGACCAAATACGAGGATGCCTTCACCTTCAAAGTGTTCGTCTTCCAGTTTGTCACCTTCTACTCATCTCCCATTTACATCGCCTTCTTCAAGGGCAAGTAAGGCCTTTGGGGGAGCAGGTGTTTTCCCcatcccctgcagcccctgcggCCTCTGGGCTTTGCGGCTGGGTAGTGCTGCTGCCATCATTGGCAAGGACTactgcggggagggggtggggtcCCACCAGAGAGCAGGAGCCCTCACAGGGCCATGGGATGCCTGGGAATGAGGTCAGTGCCAGCCTGCTGTGGGCTAACTGGTGCAGCTGGTCCCGGTCTGGGTCTGGAGGATCCTCTCCATCAGAGGCACCCACCACCAGCCATTTTGTCCCCCTTGGCAAGGGAGAAGAGGGCTCTGGGTGGACCAGAAAAAGCCCTTCCTTCCCTGGGGCCGCTCTGGACACATCCCTGGGCTCAGCACCTGGGGTCCCTGCTCATGGTTCTGCTATGGCTCCTGCAGGTTCGTTGGCTACCCTGGGCACTACCTGAGCTTTCTGGGGGTCCGCAACGAGGAGGTGAGTGCCGGGTGGGAGAGACACTGTGCATGCTGCCCCAGCCAGTGCATGCTGCAGGGATGCCTTCCCAAGCTTGGggtcctccccatccctgtgtGATGGACCTGGCAGACTGAGggtccctccctcctcacaGTGCAGCCCAGGTGGGTGCTTCATCGAGCTGGCTCAGGAGCTGCTGGTCATCATGGTGGGGAAGCAGATCATCAACAATGTGCAGGAGCTGGCTATCCCGTGAGTATGCCATGGCTCACCAGGGCCATCGTGGGACCCTAAGCCTGCGCAGTGAGGGGGCTTCAGGGCTCCGCCAAGGGGGCATTGAGCAGCGCTGGCTGGCTGCAGCGGGGGACATGGCCCCTCTCATCTCCCCAGAAAGCTGAAGTGCTGGTGGCACAAGCACAAGCTCCTCTCCACCAAGAAGGCAGGTGAGGAGGGGGAGTCGGTCCTGGTGGAGCAGGCGCCCTGGGTGATGGACCATCAGCTGCTGGTGTTCGAGGGGCTGTTCAACGAGTACCTGGAGATGGGTAGGGACTGGccttggggtggggagggatgaAGCACTAGGAGAGAGAAAACCagtggggagaggcaggagctgcaggagctgcctggaggaagggACCAGCTGCAGGAGGTTTTGCCCTGAGCATCCCACGGGtgctggagggaggagggtTTCCCTGCTCCCTGTGGGATAGGGCTGGGTGATACTGCAGCTACCACTGCtgtctctcagcctgtccctccctgctcctccacctcttcctcccagtccTGCAGTTTGGCTTCATCACCATCTTTGTGGCAGCCTGCCCCCTGGCACCCCTCTTTGCCCTGCTCAACAACTGGGTGGAGATACGCCTGGATGCTCACAAGTTCGTCTGTGACTACCGGCGGCCCGTGGCCGAGCGGGCGGAGGGCATCAGTATCTGGTTCTCCATCCTGGAGGCCATCAGTCACCTGGCCATCATCAGCAACGTACgctgggcaggcaggcgggTAGTGAGGGGGCTGGAAGCAGCGTTGGGGAATTAGAGGGGAAAGTTTATTTGGCTGCTGCAGAATGGTGAGTGACAAGAGGAGCTGCTGTGTCTGGGTGGGTCCACCTTTGCAGAAGGCCCAGCTCCAGCCATGGGAGGTGGGAAGCTGTCACCCTCTGGGGCGTGCAGCCTTGCTTGGGTTTAACCGAGGACTGAAAGCAGGACACAGCACCATGAGCAGTGAGCTGCTAAGACTGAGCAGTGTTTGTGTCTGGTTTGTCAGGCTGAGGGCAAGGAGAGGCAGAAAGCCACCTCAGGAGCACAGGGTTTGGAGGAAGGCCTGCCAGCGGGGTTGGGGCATCCCCTGGCTGCGGGACCTCCTGCAGCACatccctctgctcccaggcCTTCCTCATCGCCTTCACCTCTGATTTCCTGCCCCGCATGTACTATGAGTACATCCATGACAGCAGCCTGCATGGCTATGTGAACTTCACCTTGGCGTACGCACCACGGAGCTTTGTCCTGCAGAGCAACACCACGTGCAGGTGAGagcccccctcctgccccgtcTGGCTCCTTTCCTCATTTGCTTAGGCTTggatttgcttttctctgccaCCACCACAGCAAATGTTTGTTTAGCACAGCAGCCTTTACCCAGGTCCAGGTTGTCCTCAGGTCCCCAGATCCCCAGGGCCCTTGCTCATCCCAGGGCTGAGCATGTGCTGAATGTGCCTGTGTGGGGGGTTATGCAGGGGATTGTTTGTCTGGCCTGGCCTGACCTGGGACTGAAGCAAAAGCTCCCCAGTTGTGGAGGAAGGCACTTTTGAAAAGGAGAAGGTCCCCTGGGGCCAGACtacctgcagctgcctgggtcccagctgaggctggccaagggctggttttgctgccctgtagtgtgctgggagctgtggtcAGAATGCTCCTGCAGCAATGCCCAATGGTGATGCCCGCCATGAAGCAGAGGCAGTAACAGCTGCACTTTGCTCCCCACAGATACAGAGCGTTTAGGGACCGGGACGGCAACTTGACCTTGACTTACTGGCAGCTGCTGGCCATACGCTTGGGCTTCATCATCATGTTCGAGGTACCAGGTGCCAAGCCCTGTGGGTTGGCCCAGAGCacagtgctggggcagggggtgaggACCTGCCATCTTGGCCAACCTGCGTGTCCCTGCTCACTTCCAGCACGTGGTTTTCTTTATCGGACGTGTGATTGCGTGGCTGGTACCTGACATTCCTGAGGCCGTGGAGGTCAAGGTGAAGCGTGAACGGTACCTGGCCAAGGAGGCCCTGGCTGAGAACAAGGTGGGCTGCAGCAGTTCTTCTGCCTCCTTCTTTaaagccttttttgttttaaatgtagcAGAGGCACAGGCAGCTCCTCCTAGTGCAAACACCGGCTCCCTTTTTCTGCGGTTCAGGTCCTTTTGGAGAGACGGGAGACAAGAAGCAAGGCCAGTGTCATGGAttcagctgctggcagggacTGGGAAACCGAGCAGTTTGTCAGCAGCTGAGCACCGCAGTGTGACTCGAGGCCCGTGGCCGAGAGTGAAGGGCTGCTTACTGGCTCCTCCTTGCACCAGCCTGGAGCCACAGGGCAGCCGGGGTGCCTTCCCTGCCCAGCTGGCACACTGGCATTTGGGGATGCTAAATGCGTGGCAGGACACAGCTGGCTCTGGGTGTTTGCCCAAGCTTGTTGTCATTACCACAAGGTAACACCACCACTGTATAAATGACCTGGCACAGGGTGAATTAAAGGAAGCTGGCCACACCACGTTCTTGGGCTGGGTTCAGCTAGTGCAGGGCAGTGCCTACCCACAGTAGCTGCACAGCTGGTCAGTGCAACTGCAGCTCCGGTTGCCGCTTGGGGTGAGTGAAGGCAGGGCTACAGCCTCCTGCACTGGCTCTCACTTCTGCCTCCACCCGTGCTGGATATAGCCACGGCTGGAGGGTTTGCCTGCCAGCACTAGCAGGTACAGTGAgaacagctgagctgctgctgggatggggaaagcTATGGAGACACTGGTGAACGTGAGGCACACTGCAACACTCTGACATGGCAGACCCTGAGCCAAGCTTCACCCGTTGGAGAGCAGCAGCTTGGTCCCAGCCAGTACATGCTGCGCAGCAGTGCCAGTTGCAGAAGGTAGACAAGAAGCCCTGGTTATGGAGGTGAGCAAGAAGGACCATTGCTGgtgcctccctctcctcccctatACTGGCAGTGCCCCTGGCCCCACCTCCCTGGGTGCAAACAGACCGATGCCTCCCCATGAGGAGGGCGCAGCCTTCACTACTGCCCAGTGCTGCTCTTGCCTCCTCCCTCgacccagctgcctgctgtgcGAGTCCCACCTCAGTGAGGGTATCACCGCAGCAGAGTCTCAGGCATGCAGCTCCTCAAACTGGGCTAAACCCAGCCAAGCAAGGGCTGCCTGGGATCTCAACCCACTAGTAGAAATAATCTCCATGACACTCCAAGctgtttcaggttttattttagaatttatAAAATTCCAGTGTCATCCATACTCATGAGCCTTTTTACATGTTTGCATATAGTCTCCAAATTCCAAAGTTAAGGCCAAGGGATCATTGCTATGGAAACGTACAATATGGAAGACGTCAAAGAGAGGAAATGGACACATGCCACAGTCTGCTGCGGAAGGAGGGTGGTGGAGGGACAGTACTAGGTACAATCACTTCATGACCTTCTTTAGAGTGGAGGGTTGGGCTATGGGGCACAAGCCCAGATGGTGGTGCCCCAAATGTAACTCAAGCCTAGCTGTGCAAGTGGTGAGGGCACAGGGGGGCATAAAGAGGAAGAGGGGTGCAATAGGCTTGGTGACATAGGACAGACCTAAGCTACAGcggtaataataattttctgacaGACACAGATGCGAGGGTGTCACCCTAGTTCTGTCTGACCCACCCTGTCTCCTGTGCTAGAGGCAAGGCCACCCTGTCCTTCACGGGCAGACAGGTGCCCTGCAACAGGCCATGGTCAGCTTCAGTCATTTCTCAAACTTAAGGAGAGCACTGTGAGGTTTTGGTCAATTTCTGCATAGCAGCCTCTTCCAAGAAGAGCTGGCATGGGAAGAAGCGTTGACATGTCAGGCCTGCTGGACAGAGGGAAAGGCAAGAATGCTGGGCTCAGCTTGCCAGAGTTTTGGGCCTTTGCTCCGTAAGCAGCACTAGAGAGGAGAGGCTACGGACTCCTGCTTGTCCAAGAGCTGAAGCAGCTGGGACAGAGGAATGGCTCAGACTACCACCTCTGTAGGACtaaggcaggggaaggagggaacaCAGAAACCCCATGcttcctgcctccctccacAAAGATGTGGTTTTCCTCTTATGGGCTGGAGGAGCTTGGACACAGCCCCCTTCAAGCAAGCCATGGCAGGGCCTAGGCACAAGTGGCCCAGAGTACAGAGCATGGATCACCCTCTACTGCCCATACGATGGAGGCCTCGGGGAGGGGTCAATGCACCATGCCATCCATCCCCCAGTGCCACCGAGAGCAAAAGCCTGGCTCACGACTTCTGCAGCCAAGGGCTGCAGCAAGGCTGCACCTACGGCCCTGGGGCCAAGCCCTGTTTCAGCTCAGCAAGCAGTCCTACAGTTCTCTCTGATTCACAGCCTGCCTCATCGTCACTGCACTCAGCTTCCCTCCAGAGGAGCTCCCAAAGCCACTCGGAGACAAAAGGCTCCTCTTGCTTCTCCTCCACACTTCTGCTCTGGGTGCCAGGGCAAGAGCTGTTTACCCCCTTAAACTGAGAGGCCACCATCATACTGACTTTTGAGGTAGAAAGAAGGCAATAGTAATAGGTGTCCCTACTGCTCGT
This sequence is a window from Phalacrocorax carbo chromosome 7, bPhaCar2.1, whole genome shotgun sequence. Protein-coding genes within it:
- the ANO7 gene encoding anoctamin-7, giving the protein MDDPTCSLVRQDGRGAHYGSLSEEAIEIPQPSDTALDQKSTANVFSDGCTRIDFVLVWETEPWELSGQQDSCKNGDVPKRPATIHRTWRKKFLDKLHAAGIRMEKHMTRVEKKVVHYLLLSAPWSVLCYYAEELQLRVPLQALPRQTSNWSASVLQQLGIPNLMAQEVPNLPLDYYTCPFKANKLRWFLGSDEQDTFFSTTQRHQILYEILATTQYGHSREREVGVDQLLNENVFTAAFPLHEGPYKLRPEELAAGSLSQRQILFQYWASWGKWNKYQPLDHIRKYFGEKVAFYFAWLGFYTGWLLPAAVVGMVVFTAGIFLMFNDVPSQEICTSKEQYWMCPLCKTCPYWQLSKICSMFMAGRLFDHGGTVFFSIFMSLWAVLFLEFWKRTNASLAHHWDCSEFEDIEERPRPQFTAMAPMTIINPITGVEEPYFPKRSRLHRILAGSMVIIMMIAVVVMFVVSIILYRAVVAILLSNSGYFWFVASASRIASITGSVVNLIFILILSKIYISLAHFLTKWEMHRTQTKYEDAFTFKVFVFQFVTFYSSPIYIAFFKGKFVGYPGHYLSFLGVRNEECSPGGCFIELAQELLVIMVGKQIINNVQELAIPKLKCWWHKHKLLSTKKAGEEGESVLVEQAPWVMDHQLLVFEGLFNEYLEMVLQFGFITIFVAACPLAPLFALLNNWVEIRLDAHKFVCDYRRPVAERAEGISIWFSILEAISHLAIISNAFLIAFTSDFLPRMYYEYIHDSSLHGYVNFTLAYAPRSFVLQSNTTCRYRAFRDRDGNLTLTYWQLLAIRLGFIIMFEHVVFFIGRVIAWLVPDIPEAVEVKVKRERYLAKEALAENKVLLERRETRSKASVMDSAAGRDWETEQFVSS